A single region of the Plasmodium malariae genome assembly, chromosome: 7 genome encodes:
- the PmUG01_07044800 gene encoding mRNA processing protein, putative, which produces MNKSNYSLWVGNIPFDVTEKELHEILSKVGDVINVRIKYDIDKNTSKGFAFCEYKDVETCMLALKYINGYEVKGRKLKLYWANEEFKEKLTSNTTSSSGVDIMTGKNREDGSGKRNGNTKDVNKLEQRGNILSTCYSRKNMTEGNTHSSTNGMNYTIVTAPNNYVKHNNLSIDKELWWNNIEENMMKVNIANIMHTLTTAQIIYVLSYFKNYALKNYNSLKMLFQKNGNVGYALLHCLFLVNVIKEHNVGSSSDMHICVNNDTIMNRNERILQMNSSKVKIRLNEEEHKGGVNSYNHYSNSVFISSTANSNNKMKGYSKNKDDSGTNFFFKNNNKKNANSTKDESVIMHGKNENNLAKNNFSSSSNFSKKNYMYSSDNVLAIGEKVVNAPNMANITNVVSVGLYGNKKNDTMPSNKYSTNRNDFSNYNYNKNRFIHEEESITSGYDDIYNNVYPSSSTMGGIKARGRKGGLYTGGNNITNIPHASIANNGGGNGKLNNESAPYDGKLFDDNIVMNSMSVGSNTTEYRINYMNDFFDQNNGINNAKIINRAHNNVSFVERGMDSNQANQANQANQANQTSHVSHIGHSSHASYANHANHADYPDYVKAVETKHMYKEYVNDGERSNNMRGVEVGFNSFYHSGNEVSEANAVKGKNEVKGTNELNGTNELNGTNEINLMNDLQNGRNRDDISGKRFTDMKKEVKGSNERMYDYSGKEINEHNDLNSSGDLYGKNYNIEGNNLINDDKSKKKKYNIMKKNLYTTNCKGNKTLIMEGMKSNENNASTVHSLSSTNNACIDSLYANVDLPDEDLVNEVIKNEDILNNILKSKIQDMKNWNSEQRMQVLSIQKALQLKGYMLK; this is translated from the coding sequence ATGAACAAGAGCAATTACAGCCTGTGGGTGGGTAACATCCCATTTGATGTTACTGAAAAAGAATTGCATGAAATTTTGTCGAAAGTAGGGGATGTAATTAAtgtaagaataaaatatgatattgataaaaatacaaGTAAAGGATTTGCTTTTTGTGAGTATAAAGATGTGGAAACATGTATGTTAGCactgaaatatataaatgggTATGAAGTAAAAGGGAGAAAATTAAAACTGTATTGGGCCAACGAAGAGTTTAAAGAAAAGTTGACGAGCAATACGACTAGTAGTAGTGGTGTAGACATAATGACAGGAAAGAATAGAGAAGATGGGAGTGGTAAAAGAAATGGTAATACAAAAGACGTAAATAAATTAGAGCAACGTGGTAATATTTTAAGCACATGTTACAGTAGAAAGAATATGACTGAAGGAAATACACACAGTAGTACAAATGGTATGAACTACACCATAGTAACAGCTCcaaataattatgtaaaacataataatctTTCTATAGATAAGGAGTTATGGTGGAATAATATAGAAGAAAACATGATGAAAGTAAATATTGCAAACATTATGCATACGTTAACAACTGCACAGATTATATACGTTTTGtcctattttaaaaattatgctttaaagaattataatagcttaaaaatgctttttcaaaaaaatggaaatgttgGTTATGCTCTTCTTCATTGTTTATTCCTCGTTAATGTAATTAAAGAGCATAACGTGGGTAGCTCTAGTGATATGCATATTTGTGTTAATAACGATACAATAATGAATAGAAATGAACGAATACTACAGATGAACAGCAGCAAGGTGAAAATTAGGTTAAACGAGGAGGAACACAAAGGGGGGGTCAACAGTTATAATCATTACAGTAATAGTGTTTTCATTAGTAGTACTGCTAATAGTAACAACAAAATGAAGGgatatagtaaaaataaagacgACAGTggtacaaatttttttttcaaaaataataataaaaagaatgctAATAGTACAAAAGATGAAAGTGTTATCATGCATGGaaaaaatgagaataatttagccaaaaataatttttcgtCCTCCTccaatttttcaaaaaaaaattacatgtaCAGTTCAGATAATGTGTTAGCCATAGGGGAAAAAGTGGTAAACGCTCCAAATATGGCAAATATAACAAACGTAGTAAGTGTAGGTTTGtatggaaataaaaagaatgatACTATGCCAAGTAACAAATACAGTACTAACAGAAAtgatttttcaaattataattataacaaaaatcGTTTCATCCATGAAGAGGAATCTATAACGAGTGGCTATGacgatatatataataatgtgtaTCCAAGTAGTAGTACCATGGGAGGTATAAAAGCGAGGGGAAGGAAAGGTGGTCTATACACCGGGggtaataatattactaaCATACCCCATGCTTCTATTGCTAATAACGGCGGTGGTAATGGTAAACTAAATAACGAATCTGCTCCCTATGATGGAAAACTATTCGATGATAACATAGTTATGAACTCAATGAGTGTTGGCAGTAATACTACAGAGTACAGGATAAATTACATGAATGATTTTTTTGATCAAAATAATGGTATTAACAACGcgaaaataataaatcgTGCACATAACAACGTCAGTTTTGTGGAACGCGGAATGGATTCAAATCAGGCTAATCAGGCTAATCAGGCTAATCAGGCTAATCAGACTAGCCATGTGAGCCATATAGGCCACTCCAGTCATGCAAGTTATGCTAACCATGCCAACCATGCTGACTATCCCGACTATGTGAAAGCAGTGGAAACAAAACATATGTACAAGGAGTATGTGAATGATGGGGAAAGGTCTAACAATATGAGGGGGGTTGAAGTAGGATTCAACAGTTTTTACCACAGTGGAAACGAGGTAAGCGAGGCAAACGCGGTTAAGGGGAAAAACGAGGTTAAGGGGACAAACGAGTTAAATGGTACAAACGAGTTAAATGGTACAAACGAGATAAACCTAATGAACGACTTGCAGAATGGAAGAAACAGAGACGACATTAGTGGTAAGCGTTTCACTGATATGAAGAAGGAGGTTAAGGGATCTAACGAACGAATGTATGATTACAGTGGGAAAGAAATTAATGAACATAATGATCTGAACAGTTCAGGCGATTTGTATGGAAAGAATTATAACATAGAAGGAAATAACCTTATTAATGATGACAAgtcaaaaaagaaaaaatataatataatgaaaaagaatttatatactACCAATTGTAAGGGTAATAAAACTTTAATAATGGAGGGTATGAAGAGTAATGAGAATAATGCATCAACTGTTCATTCTTTAAGTAGTACCAATAATGCTTGTATAGACTCATTATATGCAAATGTTGACTTGCCAGATGAGGACTTAGTGAATgaagttattaaaaatgaagatatattaaacaatattttaaaatcaaaaataCAAGACATGAAAAATTGGAACAGTGAGCAGAGAATGCAGGTCCTTTCTATTCAGAAGGCCCTCCAGCTGAAGGGGTACATGCTCAAGTGA